The Fictibacillus arsenicus genome contains a region encoding:
- a CDS encoding aminotransferase class I/II-fold pyridoxal phosphate-dependent enzyme: MSQQETPLFTGLREHANKNPLQFHIPGHKKGQGMDEEFKNFIGPNALSIDLINITPLDDLHHPKGMIKKAQDLAAQAFGADHTFFSVQGTSGAIMTMIMSVVSPGDKILVPRNVHKSIMTAIVFSGATPIFIHPEIDPELGISHGITPDSVEKALNQHPDTKAVLVINPTYFGFAADLKGIVNVAHRFNVPVLVDEAHGVLIHFHDHMPLSAMQAGADMAATSVHKLGGSLTGSSILNVKEGLVSPERVQTILSMMTTTSTSYILLASLDAARRRLATEGYTLIEKTIRLANQTREKINEIPNLYCVGEEKLGTSATFDYDPSKLLISVKDLGITGYEAETWLRDHYNIEVELSDLYNILCLITTADHEKDTMILVEALTKLSNEKSSSKTEEIKSLPVHVPDIPVLALSPRDAFYANTESVPFEESAGRIIAEFVMVYPPGIPIFIPGEIITKENLAYIKENLEAGLPVQGPEDANLNYLKVIQEQVAIR; the protein is encoded by the coding sequence TTGTCTCAACAAGAAACTCCTTTATTTACTGGCTTGCGTGAACATGCAAACAAAAATCCATTGCAATTCCATATTCCCGGTCATAAAAAGGGCCAAGGAATGGATGAAGAGTTCAAGAATTTCATTGGACCTAATGCTCTTTCAATCGATCTTATAAATATCACACCACTCGATGACCTTCATCACCCGAAAGGTATGATAAAAAAAGCTCAAGATCTTGCAGCACAAGCATTTGGTGCAGATCATACCTTTTTCTCTGTTCAAGGTACAAGCGGAGCGATTATGACGATGATCATGTCCGTCGTATCTCCTGGAGATAAGATTCTTGTACCGAGGAATGTGCATAAATCTATAATGACGGCCATCGTATTTTCTGGTGCAACACCTATATTTATCCACCCGGAAATCGATCCTGAATTAGGGATTTCACATGGTATTACACCTGACAGTGTTGAAAAAGCGTTGAACCAGCATCCTGACACAAAAGCGGTTCTTGTAATTAACCCGACTTATTTTGGGTTTGCAGCAGATTTAAAAGGTATTGTTAATGTTGCTCACCGTTTTAATGTACCAGTCCTTGTTGATGAAGCACATGGCGTCCTTATTCATTTTCATGACCATATGCCGCTGTCAGCTATGCAGGCTGGTGCCGATATGGCCGCAACAAGTGTTCATAAACTTGGAGGGTCACTTACCGGCAGTTCTATTTTAAATGTTAAAGAAGGACTTGTCTCGCCAGAACGTGTTCAAACTATATTAAGTATGATGACAACAACATCTACTTCTTATATCCTTTTAGCTTCTTTGGATGCTGCACGCAGACGTTTAGCAACTGAAGGGTATACATTAATTGAAAAAACAATACGCCTTGCAAACCAAACGAGGGAGAAAATAAACGAAATACCAAACCTGTATTGTGTAGGTGAAGAAAAGCTTGGTACTTCTGCGACCTTCGATTACGACCCGTCTAAACTGCTTATTTCTGTAAAAGATCTTGGAATTACAGGTTATGAAGCTGAAACTTGGCTTCGAGATCATTACAACATCGAGGTTGAATTGTCGGATCTATATAACATCTTGTGTCTGATTACTACTGCTGATCATGAAAAAGACACTATGATCCTGGTTGAAGCATTAACTAAGCTTTCAAATGAAAAAAGCTCCTCAAAAACGGAAGAGATTAAATCCTTGCCGGTGCACGTCCCTGACATTCCGGTTCTTGCCCTCTCTCCGCGTGATGCTTTTTATGCAAATACAGAAAGTGTTCCATTTGAAGAATCAGCAGGAAGAATTATTGCAGAATTTGTAATGGTATATCCGCCAGGGATTCCAATCTTCATCCCTGGAGAAATCATTACAAAAGAAAACCTCGCATATATAAAAGAGAACCTTGAAGCAGGGTTGCCTGTTCAAGGTCCAGAAGATGCCAATTTAAATTATTTAAAAGTTATTCAAGAGCAAGTAGCGATCCGCTAA
- a CDS encoding NAD(P)H-dependent flavin oxidoreductase — protein sequence MFKTRVTTLLNIDLPIIQGGLAYLAYSELAAAVSNAGGLGQITAMSLPNSDALRTEIRKTKQMTSRPFGVNFAIGQHGRTYEEQLETAIEEGVKVISITGGNPAPALKRLENTGIKTLVLVSSKRQAIKAEQLGADAVMAVGQEGGGHIGKEDTGTFVLIPQIAESLSIPVIGSGGIVDGKGMMAALALGAEGIEMGTRFIAVKECVHAHPAYKKWILESSENDTVVIKRKLGMPGRTLNTPFALKIVEEENKNGTYDYLKDFISGEANQKFIYEGKSDEGFGWAGQGAGRIKEILSVSELFQQIKEEAKAVHQKWNSLF from the coding sequence ATGTTTAAAACACGTGTAACAACTTTGTTAAATATTGATTTACCGATCATCCAAGGGGGTCTGGCATATTTAGCATATTCTGAACTTGCTGCAGCCGTTTCTAATGCAGGAGGACTGGGACAAATTACAGCTATGTCGCTTCCAAATAGTGATGCATTAAGAACCGAAATCAGGAAAACGAAGCAGATGACTTCTCGGCCATTTGGCGTCAATTTTGCAATTGGCCAGCATGGAAGAACATATGAAGAACAGCTGGAAACAGCTATTGAAGAAGGTGTAAAAGTTATCAGTATAACAGGCGGAAATCCTGCACCTGCTTTAAAAAGATTAGAAAATACTGGCATAAAAACACTTGTACTGGTCTCTAGTAAACGCCAAGCGATAAAAGCTGAACAGCTTGGAGCTGATGCGGTAATGGCTGTTGGTCAGGAAGGCGGAGGACATATCGGAAAAGAGGATACGGGCACCTTTGTATTGATTCCCCAAATAGCAGAGAGCTTATCGATACCAGTTATCGGATCTGGCGGGATCGTTGATGGAAAAGGAATGATGGCTGCACTGGCTCTTGGTGCAGAAGGAATAGAAATGGGGACAAGGTTCATTGCAGTGAAAGAATGCGTGCATGCTCATCCAGCGTATAAAAAATGGATACTCGAAAGTTCCGAAAACGATACGGTTGTAATCAAAAGAAAGTTAGGTATGCCAGGCAGGACACTCAATACACCTTTTGCATTAAAGATTGTTGAAGAAGAAAATAAAAACGGAACTTATGATTATCTAAAAGATTTTATCAGCGGGGAAGCGAACCAAAAATTTATTTATGAAGGAAAGAGTGACGAAGGATTTGGATGGGCAGGTCAAGGAGCTGGGAGGATTAAAGAGATTCTATCTGTTAGTGAATTGTTCCAGCAAATAAAAGAAGAAGCAAAAGCTGTCCATCAAAAATGGAACAGCCTTTTCTAA
- a CDS encoding YktB family protein, which produces MTFTGFNEQDFNVFKTDGLEQRMDQIITHIRPKLEVLGAKYADELTGLTGEEMFYHVAKHARRTVNPPKDTWVAFAPNKRGYKMLPHFQIGLFETHVFIWFALIYESPIKDSYGKTFLKKLNKVKKEIPDSFVWSDDHTKPDSYKHSEVKKKRLKEMAERLSSVKKAELLCGVHISKDEAIAMSEDEWYTRISETFKTLLPLYNLKKHL; this is translated from the coding sequence ATGACATTCACTGGATTTAATGAGCAGGATTTTAATGTGTTTAAGACAGATGGTCTTGAGCAGCGAATGGATCAAATCATTACCCATATACGACCTAAACTCGAGGTGCTTGGCGCTAAGTATGCTGATGAACTTACAGGGTTAACAGGAGAAGAAATGTTCTATCATGTAGCTAAACATGCAAGACGCACTGTAAATCCGCCAAAGGATACATGGGTAGCTTTTGCTCCAAATAAAAGAGGGTACAAAATGCTGCCACATTTTCAGATTGGATTATTTGAAACACATGTGTTTATCTGGTTTGCTCTTATATATGAATCACCAATAAAGGATTCATATGGCAAAACCTTTCTAAAGAAACTTAACAAGGTAAAAAAGGAGATTCCCGATTCCTTTGTTTGGTCTGACGATCATACAAAGCCAGATAGCTATAAACATAGCGAAGTAAAAAAGAAAAGATTAAAAGAAATGGCTGAACGTCTAAGTTCTGTTAAAAAAGCCGAATTGCTTTGCGGTGTCCATATCTCTAAAGATGAAGCGATTGCTATGTCGGAAGACGAATGGTACACACGGATCTCTGAAACATTTAAAACCCTTTTACCTCTTTACAACTTGAAGAAACATCTGTAA
- a CDS encoding inositol monophosphatase family protein, which yields MMEKEKWRKIEQLAKAWTIEAAELLQKSFENTLTITYKSHIADLVTNMDKNIEKFFIDKIQNTFPEHRVLGEEGYGDDIQDKSGIIWIIDPIDGTTNFIHQQSNFAISIGIYENGSGKMGLIYDVGSKNLYFAKDGEGAYLNDLKLSKLDKAALSEAVVGVNATWVGPNKRINHENVQEIVRKSRGTRSYGSAAIELAYVASGKLDAYMTMRLSPWDFAAGLILLNEVGGIATKTNGKPIQLLEQNSILAAKPGLHEEMLKHLIK from the coding sequence ATGATGGAAAAAGAAAAGTGGAGAAAGATTGAACAGTTAGCTAAAGCTTGGACGATTGAAGCCGCAGAGCTGTTACAGAAGTCATTTGAAAATACATTAACGATTACATATAAATCACATATTGCTGACCTCGTCACAAATATGGATAAGAATATTGAAAAGTTTTTTATTGATAAAATACAAAATACATTCCCTGAACACAGAGTCCTAGGTGAAGAAGGGTATGGGGATGATATCCAAGATAAGTCTGGTATCATTTGGATCATTGACCCGATCGACGGGACTACAAATTTTATTCATCAGCAATCGAATTTTGCTATTTCTATTGGCATCTATGAAAACGGATCAGGAAAAATGGGTTTGATATATGATGTTGGAAGCAAAAATCTTTATTTTGCCAAAGATGGAGAAGGAGCTTATTTAAATGATTTAAAACTTTCTAAATTAGATAAGGCAGCACTTTCTGAAGCGGTTGTTGGAGTAAATGCAACATGGGTAGGTCCAAACAAAAGAATAAATCACGAGAACGTACAGGAAATCGTAAGAAAATCCAGAGGAACACGTTCGTACGGTTCTGCTGCAATTGAACTAGCTTATGTGGCATCAGGCAAACTGGATGCCTATATGACAATGAGATTGTCTCCATGGGATTTTGCTGCTGGTCTAATTCTTCTGAATGAAGTAGGAGGGATCGCAACAAAAACAAATGGCAAACCAATACAGCTGCTTGAACAAAACAGCATATTAGCAGCTAAGCCTGGTTTGCATGAAGAGATGTTAAAACATTTAATAAAGTAA
- a CDS encoding DUF5325 family protein, with product MNGVFLIIAFLTALAICGVGVAIGEKSLLIFIISIVSIFILMGFGFSLKKKQRERS from the coding sequence ATGAACGGAGTTTTCCTTATTATTGCCTTTCTTACAGCTCTTGCCATATGCGGAGTGGGTGTGGCTATCGGCGAAAAAAGTTTACTTATTTTTATCATATCCATCGTTTCCATTTTCATTTTGATGGGATTTGGATTTTCATTAAAGAAAAAGCAAAGAGAGCGTTCATAA
- the typA gene encoding translational GTPase TypA: MNRRDDLRNIAIIAHVDHGKTTLVDKLLHQSGTFRDNEQVNERAMDSNDLERERGITILAKNTAINYNEKRINIMDTPGHADFGGEVERIMKMVDGVLLVVDAYEGCMPQTRFVLKKALEQKLTPIVVVNKIDRDFARPEEVVDEVIDLFIELGAEEDQLEFPVVYASALKGTASMDPSKQDENMTALLDTIIETIPAPEDNSDEALQFQVTMLDYNDYLGRIGIGRVFRGTIKVGQAVSLMKLDGSVKKFRVTKLFGFLGLKRIEIQEAKAGDLIAVSGMEEINVGETVCPEGQEEALPVLRIDEPTLKMTFLVNNSPFAGREGKYVTSRKIEERLMSELETDVSLRVENTDSPDVWTVSGRGELHLSILIENLRREGFELQVSKPEVIVREIDGVKCEPVEHVQIDIPEEYTGAIMESLGDRKGEMKNMVNNGSGQVRLEFMVPARGLIGYTTEFLTQTRGYGILNHTFDSYQPMVAGNVGGRRQGVLVSMENGKASQYGIMGVEDRGTIFIEPGTEVYMGMIVGEHTRENDITVNIVKVKQMTNMRSANKDQTVTMKKPRVMSLEEALEYLNDDEYCEVTPESIRLRKKILDKNERERVEKKKKLAQG; encoded by the coding sequence TTGAATAGAAGAGATGATTTACGCAATATAGCGATTATCGCCCACGTTGACCACGGAAAAACAACATTGGTTGACAAACTGCTTCACCAATCAGGAACATTCCGTGACAATGAACAGGTTAATGAACGTGCAATGGATTCCAACGACTTGGAACGTGAGCGCGGGATTACGATCTTAGCTAAGAACACAGCGATTAACTATAACGAGAAACGCATTAACATTATGGATACACCAGGACATGCCGACTTCGGTGGTGAAGTTGAACGTATCATGAAAATGGTTGATGGTGTACTACTTGTTGTCGATGCATATGAGGGATGTATGCCTCAAACTCGTTTCGTACTGAAAAAAGCATTAGAACAAAAATTAACACCAATCGTAGTTGTTAACAAAATCGATCGTGATTTTGCACGTCCAGAAGAAGTAGTAGACGAAGTGATCGATCTATTTATTGAACTGGGTGCTGAAGAAGATCAATTAGAATTCCCTGTAGTTTATGCATCTGCACTTAAAGGGACAGCAAGTATGGACCCTAGCAAGCAAGATGAAAACATGACAGCATTGCTTGATACGATCATTGAAACAATTCCTGCACCAGAAGATAACAGTGATGAGGCGCTTCAGTTCCAAGTTACAATGCTTGATTACAACGACTATCTTGGCCGTATTGGTATTGGTCGTGTGTTCCGCGGTACAATTAAAGTTGGACAAGCAGTATCTTTAATGAAGCTTGATGGATCAGTGAAAAAGTTCCGTGTTACTAAATTGTTTGGTTTCCTTGGTTTGAAGCGAATTGAAATTCAAGAAGCAAAAGCCGGAGATCTTATTGCAGTTTCTGGAATGGAAGAAATCAACGTTGGTGAAACAGTATGTCCAGAAGGCCAAGAAGAAGCACTTCCTGTACTTCGTATTGATGAGCCAACTTTAAAAATGACATTCTTAGTAAACAACTCACCATTTGCTGGTCGAGAAGGTAAATATGTAACGAGCCGTAAAATTGAAGAGCGTTTAATGTCAGAATTAGAAACAGACGTGAGCTTACGTGTTGAAAATACTGATTCTCCAGATGTTTGGACAGTTTCTGGCCGTGGTGAGCTTCACCTTTCAATTTTAATTGAAAACTTACGTCGTGAAGGATTTGAGCTTCAAGTATCAAAGCCTGAAGTAATCGTTCGTGAAATTGATGGTGTGAAATGTGAACCTGTTGAACATGTTCAAATCGATATTCCTGAAGAATACACAGGTGCAATCATGGAATCATTAGGTGACCGTAAAGGTGAAATGAAAAACATGGTTAACAATGGTTCAGGCCAAGTACGTCTTGAATTCATGGTACCAGCTCGCGGATTGATCGGTTATACAACAGAGTTCTTAACACAGACTCGCGGATATGGAATCTTGAACCATACGTTTGACAGCTATCAGCCAATGGTTGCTGGAAACGTTGGCGGACGTCGTCAAGGTGTTCTAGTTTCTATGGAGAATGGAAAAGCATCTCAATACGGAATCATGGGTGTTGAAGACCGCGGTACGATTTTTATTGAGCCAGGTACAGAAGTTTACATGGGAATGATCGTTGGGGAACATACTCGCGAAAACGATATCACTGTAAACATTGTAAAAGTGAAGCAGATGACAAACATGCGTTCAGCTAACAAAGACCAGACTGTAACAATGAAAAAGCCTCGTGTTATGTCGCTTGAAGAAGCATTAGAGTACTTGAACGATGATGAGTATTGCGAAGTAACACCAGAGAGCATTCGTCTTCGTAAAAAGATTTTAGATAAGAACGAACGTGAAAGAGTAGAGAAGAAAAAGAAACTTGCTCAAGGCTAA
- a CDS encoding YlaH-like family protein has translation MALLLGIENDPVRAFLLLYLIITVLSIIVFKLGFAKKLPPLKSALIYLFLIIGCMPLAFFGIGLPVAEGLIVAALILIIYKVRLYQSKKETS, from the coding sequence ATGGCTTTGCTGTTGGGTATTGAAAATGACCCTGTCAGAGCTTTCTTGCTGTTGTATTTAATCATTACAGTGCTAAGCATTATTGTTTTTAAATTAGGATTCGCAAAAAAACTGCCGCCATTAAAATCAGCATTGATTTATTTGTTTTTAATCATCGGCTGTATGCCTTTAGCGTTCTTTGGAATCGGACTTCCCGTAGCTGAAGGATTGATAGTGGCAGCTCTTATCCTGATTATTTACAAAGTAAGATTATATCAAAGCAAAAAAGAAACCAGCTAA
- a CDS encoding YlaI family protein: MRVKCVLCDNIEVIENECSLAKKLRNRPIHTFMCEPCKERITRKTARREATGNFTLYRSPDTNNDW, encoded by the coding sequence ATGCGTGTAAAATGCGTATTATGCGATAATATTGAAGTTATTGAAAATGAATGTTCACTTGCAAAGAAGTTACGAAATAGACCGATACACACCTTTATGTGCGAACCATGCAAAGAGCGAATCACTAGAAAAACAGCCCGGCGGGAAGCTACAGGTAATTTTACTTTATACAGAAGTCCAGATACGAACAATGACTGGTAA
- a CDS encoding YhcN/YlaJ family sporulation lipoprotein, which translates to MKTLRIAAVLSAIFVLFGCMNENNNDNAQQADKNTPRLTKVNQTAESKKPDQPKGSQEVSRHLVGLATGIPGVEDATAVVLGPYAVVGIDVDRKLDNSRVGSIKYSVAEALKNDPNGKNAVVTADPDVVERLRQMGRQIRQGHPIGGIANELAGIVGRLMPQVPHSLQTEKPSPTETNNSQLSEKEERQLKNNQQKQEKADKNQPQRLKES; encoded by the coding sequence TTGAAAACACTACGAATAGCTGCAGTCTTAAGCGCAATCTTTGTTCTATTTGGCTGCATGAACGAAAATAATAACGATAATGCACAGCAAGCTGATAAAAATACTCCACGTCTTACTAAGGTAAATCAAACTGCAGAAAGCAAAAAACCAGATCAGCCAAAAGGCTCTCAGGAAGTATCACGGCATCTTGTCGGACTGGCTACAGGAATTCCTGGTGTTGAAGATGCTACAGCTGTAGTATTAGGCCCATATGCCGTTGTTGGTATAGATGTAGACCGGAAGCTTGATAATTCACGAGTTGGTTCGATTAAATATTCCGTTGCAGAAGCTCTTAAAAATGATCCTAACGGCAAAAATGCAGTTGTAACTGCAGATCCTGATGTCGTTGAAAGACTGCGGCAAATGGGCAGACAGATACGCCAAGGGCATCCTATCGGAGGAATCGCTAATGAATTAGCTGGAATTGTTGGCCGATTAATGCCGCAAGTTCCACACAGCCTTCAAACGGAAAAGCCTTCTCCAACAGAAACAAATAACAGCCAGCTTTCTGAAAAAGAGGAACGTCAGCTGAAAAATAACCAACAAAAGCAAGAAAAAGCAGATAAAAATCAGCCGCAGCGTTTAAAAGAAAGCTGA
- a CDS encoding PhoH family protein: MLNKRYVLDTNVLLQDPYSIQSFGDSEVIIPAVVLEEVDSKKRYMDEIGRNAREVSRLIDRVRQNGKLHQGVPLENGGKLRVELNHKSFQRLQETFVEPSNDNRILAVTLNLKQEEEAKKSGVKVILVSKDVLVRVKADALGIEAEDFLSDRVIDKNDQTYTGYKEIYVQGELLSKFYEKNELQLIELTGHSFYPHQFVILKDVFRSSVSALGKVDEFGKTLKHLRYDSEHIWGIRARNVQQKMAFELLLRKDLPLVTLIGKAGTGKTLITLAAALLQTEDLKDYIKLFIARPIVPVGKDIGYLPGEKEEKLKPWMQPVYDNLEYLFNTKKQGELEKILAGIGSIHVEALTYIRGRSLPDQFIIIDEAQNLTKHEVKTILTRVGEGSKIVLLGDPQQIDHPYLDEFTNGLTYVVEKFKDQAVSGHVRLEKGERSSLAQIAADLL, translated from the coding sequence ATGTTGAATAAACGATACGTCCTAGATACAAACGTGCTTTTGCAGGATCCTTATTCCATACAATCATTTGGAGACAGTGAAGTGATCATACCAGCTGTAGTTTTAGAAGAAGTGGATTCCAAGAAACGTTATATGGACGAAATTGGGAGGAATGCAAGAGAAGTTTCCCGATTAATTGACCGTGTAAGACAGAATGGCAAACTGCATCAAGGTGTTCCACTTGAAAATGGAGGCAAACTTCGTGTTGAGCTTAACCATAAATCTTTTCAAAGGCTTCAGGAAACGTTTGTTGAACCTTCAAACGATAATCGGATATTAGCTGTTACTTTGAATTTAAAACAAGAAGAAGAGGCAAAAAAGAGCGGTGTGAAAGTGATATTAGTTTCAAAAGATGTATTGGTCCGTGTAAAGGCAGATGCTTTAGGTATAGAAGCAGAAGATTTTTTAAGTGACAGGGTTATCGATAAGAATGACCAGACATATACGGGCTATAAAGAAATTTATGTACAAGGGGAACTTCTGAGTAAATTTTATGAGAAGAATGAACTTCAGCTCATCGAACTTACAGGGCACTCATTTTACCCCCATCAATTTGTCATCTTGAAAGATGTATTCAGGTCATCCGTTTCGGCTCTTGGGAAAGTAGACGAGTTCGGTAAAACCCTTAAGCACTTGCGTTATGATTCAGAGCACATCTGGGGAATCCGTGCTAGAAATGTACAGCAAAAGATGGCATTTGAACTTTTGCTTCGAAAAGACCTTCCGCTTGTTACACTGATTGGAAAAGCAGGAACAGGAAAGACCTTGATAACACTGGCTGCAGCACTGCTTCAGACAGAAGACTTGAAGGATTATATCAAATTGTTCATCGCACGCCCAATTGTACCCGTTGGAAAGGATATCGGCTATTTGCCAGGAGAAAAAGAAGAAAAACTTAAACCTTGGATGCAGCCTGTCTATGATAATCTCGAATACCTTTTCAATACAAAAAAGCAAGGGGAACTTGAAAAAATCCTAGCTGGCATTGGTTCCATACATGTTGAAGCACTCACTTACATCAGGGGAAGAAGTCTTCCGGATCAGTTTATTATTATAGATGAAGCCCAAAACCTTACTAAGCATGAAGTAAAAACGATTCTTACAAGGGTAGGGGAAGGAAGTAAAATTGTTTTGCTCGGTGACCCTCAGCAAATTGATCATCCTTATTTGGACGAATTTACAAACGGACTAACGTATGTGGTGGAAAAATTTAAAGACCAAGCAGTAAGCGGACATGTGCGGCTGGAAAAAGGTGAACGTTCTTCGTTGGCACAAATTGCAGCAGATCTGCTGTAA
- a CDS encoding YlaN family protein, whose protein sequence is MATGHRERAFELLKADADKILKLIEVQMENLTMPQCPLYEEVLDTQMFGLSREIDFAVRLNLVEEDAGKQLLESLEKQLTALHDASMKK, encoded by the coding sequence ATGGCAACTGGACATCGGGAAAGGGCATTTGAACTCTTAAAAGCAGATGCAGACAAAATCCTGAAATTGATTGAAGTTCAAATGGAAAACTTAACAATGCCACAATGTCCCCTCTATGAGGAAGTATTGGATACGCAAATGTTTGGTTTATCCCGTGAAATAGATTTTGCAGTCCGCTTAAATCTTGTAGAAGAAGATGCGGGGAAACAATTATTAGAATCGCTCGAAAAGCAGCTTACTGCATTGCATGATGCATCTATGAAAAAATGA
- the ftsW gene encoding putative lipid II flippase FtsW: MKKAVRPYDYSLLVAVLLLCSTGLVMIYSASIGVTINKYDYSSSFFFTRQLIFLIAGILLMYFTMRFNVQIYKKLMLPIVLISIGVLVAVLLFGREVNNAKSWLYIGPVGIQPAEFIKLTLAIYLAAIYSKKQGKMHDFKKGVIPPLSIFAIMFILIILQPDLGTALIVAGVAGIILFCSGIKFKHIFSMAALAGIVGLGIYFKLSDEQLSRFDAAYAPFKNPAGDGYQLVNGYISIAAGGLTGSGLGQSIQKYGFLPEPHTDFIIAIIAEELGFIGVFLIIALLGYIVLKGFWIGMQSDDTYTSLLAFGISGMIGIQTVVNLGAAVGLLPITGVPLPFISYGGSSLLLFLTSMGILINISAKVKLNKKVPDKQPNVKNKSLKAIM; the protein is encoded by the coding sequence GTGAAAAAAGCAGTAAGACCCTATGACTATTCTCTTTTAGTGGCCGTACTATTATTGTGCAGTACTGGTTTAGTCATGATATACAGCGCGAGTATAGGGGTAACGATCAATAAATACGACTATAGCAGCAGTTTTTTCTTCACCAGACAGCTTATCTTTTTAATAGCAGGAATACTTCTCATGTACTTTACAATGAGATTCAACGTACAAATCTATAAAAAATTAATGCTGCCCATCGTACTGATATCCATAGGAGTACTTGTTGCCGTATTACTATTTGGCCGGGAAGTAAATAATGCAAAAAGCTGGTTATACATAGGACCTGTCGGAATTCAGCCTGCAGAGTTCATTAAATTAACTCTAGCCATCTACTTGGCCGCAATCTATTCAAAAAAACAAGGTAAAATGCATGACTTTAAAAAAGGAGTCATTCCTCCTCTTAGTATCTTTGCCATAATGTTTATATTGATTATTTTGCAGCCGGATCTAGGTACAGCACTGATTGTCGCGGGTGTTGCAGGAATTATCCTTTTTTGCTCAGGGATTAAATTTAAACATATTTTTTCAATGGCAGCATTAGCCGGAATTGTGGGACTCGGAATTTACTTTAAGCTAAGTGATGAACAGCTTTCACGATTTGATGCAGCTTATGCCCCCTTTAAAAATCCGGCGGGTGATGGATATCAGCTAGTTAACGGATATATTTCTATCGCCGCAGGCGGGTTAACTGGAAGCGGTCTAGGACAAAGCATTCAAAAGTACGGCTTCTTGCCTGAACCCCATACTGATTTCATTATAGCGATCATCGCTGAGGAATTAGGTTTCATAGGAGTGTTTTTAATTATTGCTCTTTTAGGGTATATCGTATTGAAGGGATTCTGGATCGGTATGCAGAGCGATGACACTTACACGAGCCTCCTTGCTTTTGGAATATCTGGGATGATTGGTATTCAGACAGTTGTTAACTTAGGAGCAGCAGTAGGTTTATTGCCTATTACTGGTGTACCGCTTCCTTTTATATCTTATGGTGGATCTTCCCTTCTCTTGTTTCTGACATCGATGGGGATTCTAATAAATATTTCTGCAAAAGTAAAACTGAATAAGAAAGTGCCTGACAAACAACCGAATGTAAAAAACAAAAGCTTAAAAGCGATTATGTAA